A stretch of the Nitrospirota bacterium genome encodes the following:
- a CDS encoding cobyric acid synthase encodes MAKALMIQGTGSGAGKSLVAAAFCRIFSDMGIKVAPFKAQNMALNSSITAEGGEIGRAQALQARAARVDTLNDMNPVLLKVSGNGGSQVIIHGRVHAVMKAREYYAFRDQAWKAVTASYARLAEQHDLIVLEGAGSPAEINLLDVDIVNMAMAKHAKAPVLLVADIDKGGVFASLYGTVKLLGRDSRHIKAFIINKFRGDKTILDPGLDMIRKKAGRPVIGVLPYVTDLGLPEEDGLALARSAECGVRSTEGKAVKIVIVRLKYISNFTDFDPLALEPDTEVVYSDSSSEIESADLVILPGSKNTVIDLLLLKEKGLVESIRRAYDRGTEVIGICGGYQMLGRRIDDPSEAESNHRSIEGIGLLNIETTFGKDKVTSRAEAEIVGSTEFGVRSAEWNDKEILKGYEIHMGASSGDIGLFKVRRTDVDSALGTPNSEFVLDGSMNKNCWGTYLHGIFDNDLFRRDIIDHIRKKKGLPPGESGVQFQQYQEKALDRLAAIVREHVDMEFVRGMLKL; translated from the coding sequence GTGGCAAAAGCCCTCATGATTCAGGGCACGGGGTCCGGCGCGGGCAAGAGCCTGGTCGCAGCCGCGTTCTGCAGGATCTTCAGTGATATGGGGATCAAGGTCGCGCCGTTCAAGGCGCAGAACATGGCGCTGAACTCCTCCATCACCGCTGAGGGCGGAGAGATCGGGAGGGCGCAGGCGCTCCAAGCGCGGGCGGCCCGGGTCGATACTTTGAACGACATGAATCCCGTGCTGCTCAAGGTGTCCGGCAACGGCGGGTCACAGGTCATCATCCACGGCAGGGTCCACGCCGTGATGAAGGCGCGGGAGTACTATGCGTTCCGCGACCAGGCATGGAAGGCGGTGACTGCGTCCTACGCCCGGCTCGCGGAACAGCACGACCTGATCGTGCTCGAAGGCGCGGGTAGCCCGGCGGAGATCAACCTCCTGGATGTGGACATCGTGAACATGGCCATGGCAAAGCACGCAAAGGCGCCGGTGTTGCTCGTGGCGGACATTGACAAGGGCGGCGTGTTCGCGTCGCTCTACGGCACGGTCAAACTGCTCGGCCGGGACAGCAGGCATATCAAGGCCTTCATCATCAACAAGTTCCGGGGCGACAAGACTATCCTTGATCCCGGCCTCGACATGATCAGGAAGAAAGCGGGCAGGCCCGTGATCGGTGTACTGCCCTATGTCACGGACCTGGGGCTTCCGGAGGAGGATGGTTTGGCGCTTGCCCGGAGTGCCGAGTGCGGAGTGCGGAGTACGGAGGGAAAGGCCGTAAAAATCGTCATCGTGAGGCTGAAGTATATTTCGAACTTTACTGATTTTGATCCGCTTGCGCTCGAACCGGATACGGAGGTGGTGTATTCGGACAGTTCTTCGGAGATCGAGAGCGCGGACCTGGTCATCCTGCCGGGATCGAAGAACACGGTCATTGATCTGCTCCTCCTGAAGGAGAAGGGGCTTGTTGAATCCATCCGGAGGGCCTATGACCGGGGAACGGAAGTCATCGGCATCTGCGGCGGTTATCAGATGCTCGGTAGACGGATCGATGATCCTTCTGAAGCCGAGAGCAATCACCGGAGCATCGAGGGCATCGGCTTGTTGAACATCGAGACGACCTTCGGAAAAGATAAAGTGACCAGCCGCGCGGAAGCGGAAATCGTGGGAAGTACGGAGTTCGGAGTGCGGAGTGCGGAGTGGAACGACAAGGAAATTCTTAAGGGGTACGAGATCCACATGGGTGCAAGCAGCGGCGACATCGGTCTGTTCAAAGTAAGAAGAACAGATGTTGATTCCGCACTCGGCACTCCGAACTCCGAATTCGTCCTCGACGGTTCGATGAACAAAAACTGCTGGGGCACCTATCTCCATGGGATTTTCGACAACGATCTGTTCCGGCGGGACATCATCGATCACATCAGAAAAAAGAAGGGGTTGCCGCCCGGTGAGAGCGGCGTACAGTTCCAACAGTATCAGGAGAAGGCCCTGGACCGGCTGGCCGCGATCGTGCGGGAACATGTGGACATGGAATTTGTCCGGGGGATGCTGAAACTATGA
- the cbiB gene encoding adenosylcobinamide-phosphate synthase CbiB, translating into MISATVLLLAFGLDLLIGDPRWLPHPVRFIGSAISTMERLLRRSVSSPSAERAAGIVLVLAIVAPVYFLTDVVVLMLNRFSDQVSILAGTAALVVLTATTIATQDLLRSAGLVISSIREGSLEAARKHVSMIVGRDTGGLSEQGVLRATIETLAENLSDGIVAPLFYLALGGLPLAMAYKAINTLDSMVGYKNDQYRYFGWAAARVDDAANYLPARITGLIIAVAAFLSACVKNTVNGVAAWRRSLAIMARDGGKHSSPNSGVPEASMAGALGVTLGGPNWYNGVLSDKPVIGDPGREDYLLASDEAMTLVKVSAIIAAALAGATIAARGMS; encoded by the coding sequence ATGATCAGCGCGACAGTCCTGCTGCTGGCGTTCGGGCTTGATCTTCTGATCGGAGATCCCCGCTGGCTGCCCCATCCGGTCAGGTTCATCGGCAGCGCCATCAGCACGATGGAGAGACTCCTCCGGCGCTCAGTCTCCTCTCCCTCGGCTGAGCGGGCAGCCGGCATCGTGCTGGTTCTGGCGATCGTGGCGCCGGTCTATTTTCTTACCGACGTCGTTGTGCTGATGCTGAACCGTTTTTCGGATCAGGTGTCCATCCTTGCCGGGACCGCGGCGCTGGTCGTGCTCACGGCAACGACGATTGCCACTCAGGACCTCCTTCGGTCGGCCGGACTCGTGATCTCGTCGATCAGGGAGGGAAGTCTGGAGGCGGCGCGGAAGCACGTGAGCATGATCGTGGGACGCGACACCGGCGGGCTTTCGGAGCAGGGCGTGCTGAGGGCAACGATCGAGACGCTGGCGGAGAATCTTTCGGACGGGATCGTCGCGCCGCTTTTCTACCTTGCGCTCGGCGGGCTTCCTCTTGCCATGGCTTACAAGGCGATCAACACGCTCGACTCCATGGTGGGGTACAAGAACGACCAATATCGCTATTTCGGCTGGGCTGCGGCCAGGGTCGATGATGCCGCGAACTACCTGCCTGCGCGGATCACGGGCCTGATCATCGCGGTGGCCGCATTCCTGAGCGCGTGCGTGAAGAATACGGTGAACGGCGTCGCGGCTTGGCGCAGGTCGCTTGCGATCATGGCCCGCGACGGCGGGAAGCACTCCAGCCCGAACAGCGGCGTACCCGAAGCGTCCATGGCCGGAGCGCTCGGCGTGACGCTCGGAGGTCCCAACTGGTACAACGGGGTATTGAGCGACAAACCGGTAATTGGCGATCCCGGTCGGGAAGATTATCTTTTGGCGTCGGACGAGGCCATGACGCTGGTGAAGGTCTCCGCAATAATCGCGGCTGCCCTGGCCGGGGCAACGATTGCAGCGCGGGGAATGTCATGA
- the cobD gene encoding threonine-phosphate decarboxylase CobD — MTGHGGNVFQASLETGIPVSELLDFSASINPLGVPDSVAAVIRENIGLLVHYPDPFADGISRDLSQHLGVPARSLVCGNGSTELIYLLVRALRPGRVMIPAPTFSEYERACVLNEGASCTRYDLSSQDGFAIDLGQFIAAMAGCNMAFLCNPNNPTGRLVEREAVLDLVRAAKRADCLLVLDEAFIDFMPDQSLVKDVEGNSHLIVLRSLTKFYALSGLRIGYGIFPDQIIQRIRGHKEPWTVNTLAQLAAATAIRDRAYQEQTTTVISAEKKYFEQSFRDLGIEFFPASANYYLLRISRGKEVASALRKKGILVRDCSNFAGLDGSYVRVAVRSRKENSRLLQELGELCAG; from the coding sequence ATGACGGGACATGGCGGCAATGTTTTCCAGGCATCGTTAGAGACCGGTATCCCGGTGAGCGAGCTGCTGGACTTCAGCGCGTCGATCAATCCCCTCGGCGTACCGGATTCCGTTGCCGCGGTGATCCGGGAGAACATCGGGTTGCTGGTCCATTATCCGGACCCCTTTGCCGACGGCATCAGCCGGGACCTGTCGCAGCACCTGGGGGTGCCTGCGCGAAGCCTTGTCTGCGGCAACGGCAGCACGGAACTGATCTATCTCCTCGTTCGGGCTCTTCGGCCGGGGCGCGTAATGATCCCCGCGCCCACCTTCTCGGAATATGAGCGTGCCTGTGTCCTGAACGAGGGCGCGTCCTGCACCCGCTACGACTTGTCTTCGCAGGACGGCTTCGCGATCGATCTCGGACAGTTCATCGCGGCCATGGCGGGATGCAATATGGCATTCCTGTGCAACCCGAACAATCCCACCGGCAGGCTGGTGGAGCGGGAGGCTGTGCTCGACCTCGTCCGGGCGGCGAAGCGCGCGGACTGTCTCCTCGTGTTGGACGAGGCGTTCATTGATTTCATGCCGGACCAGTCGCTGGTGAAAGACGTGGAGGGAAATTCCCACCTGATCGTGCTGCGGTCGCTCACCAAGTTCTATGCACTCTCAGGCCTCCGGATAGGTTACGGCATTTTCCCGGACCAGATCATTCAGCGGATCAGGGGTCACAAGGAGCCATGGACCGTAAACACGCTGGCTCAATTGGCCGCTGCGACGGCGATCAGGGACCGGGCATACCAGGAGCAGACGACGACGGTGATCTCCGCGGAGAAGAAATACTTCGAACAGAGCTTCCGGGACCTCGGCATTGAGTTCTTCCCCGCGTCAGCGAACTACTATCTGCTCAGGATCTCCCGAGGGAAAGAGGTGGCATCGGCGCTCAGGAAGAAGGGGATCCTGGTGAGGGACTGCTCGAACTTCGCCGGCCTCGACGGGTCCTATGTGCGCGTTGCTGTTCGGTCGCGGAAGGAGAACAGCCGGCTGTTGCAGGAACTGGGGGAGCTATGCGCGGGATAG